The Flavobacterium sp. 140616W15 sequence CTTTATACGGATTGGAAGTTTCTGAAAATAAAATTGAGACAATAGATGTCTCTCAAAATCCTTTATTGACTACCTTGACGGTAAATTCAAATCAATTGACGAGTTTAAATCTTAAAAATGGCAAAAACACTTTACTGAATAATAACTATGTCTCGTTTACGTCAAACCCAAAATTATACTGTATTCTTGTTGATGATGTAACCTATGCCAACACAAATTGGCCGTATAACAAAGATGCTATTGCAACTTATAATACCGAATGTACTGGAGAATTGATTTTGCCAGCAAACAATTTTGCTGTAGAAACTAAAGCTGAATCTTGTTTAGGAGAAAACAATGGAGAAATTAATATAGTAGCAAAAACATCATTTGCTTATACTGCAACTATTAATAGCAAATCGTATTCTTTTACTAACAACATTCTAAAAGTGGCTAATTTAACTCCAGGCGTTTACAAAATTAAAATCACAATCCCTGGACAAATTTTTGAACAAAACTTTAATGTTACTATCGCTAAAGGAGCAACCATTTCTGGAAAATCTAATATAACAGCTAGAAAAGTTGATGTTGAAATTACAGAAGGAACAGCTCCTTATACCGTTTTTGTTGACGGGACAGAGCAGTTTCAAACCAATGATAGTGCTTTTTCTGTAGATGTTACTAGAAATGCTTTAGTAGAAGTAGCCACTGCAAAAGCTTGTGAAGGCATTTTCGCTAAAAAGGTTTCTGTTTCAGATTTTGAATCCAGTAGTTTATCTTCTTATCCTAACCCAACTTCAGGAAGTTTTGAAATCGAAATCACTTCAAACAAAAAAGAAATCAAAATAGAAATTTACAATTTAGGAGGTCAATTAGTTTCAGCTAAAACATATCCTATCGAAAGTGGAAAAGCACAATTAAATCTTGAAAACCAAGCTTCAGGAATTTATATCACTAAAATCTATTTAGATACTCCAGAATACATTAAAATTATAAAAAAATAAAGATGAAGAACTCTATATACCTATTAATCATTAGTTTATTATTTACAGCTTGCGGTGGCGGTAGCGATGATTCAGATCCAACTTCCGAAGCTAATGTAGCACCAACAGTACCGGAATTGGTTTCTCCGGCAGACAATAAACTATGTGTAGATAATACTGTTTCTTTTCAATGGAAACCTTCTACAGATAGCAACAAAGACGTTATCACTTATCAAATTCAGGTAGCAAAAGATAATACATTTGCTCAAGTTATAAAAACAAATGAAGTTAACTCTGATAATTCATTGATAAATTTAGATAAAAACACAGCGTATTACTGGAGAGTAAAAGCTACAGATAGTAAAGGTCTATCTAGTGCTTATTCCTCTACTTACAAACTTTATACTACTGGCGAAGCTGTGGTGAATCATTTGCCTTTTTCTCCAGAATTAGTACAACCTGATATAAATACGACATTAAGCACCACAACTGCAACTTTAAAATGGAAAGCAACAGATGTTGATGCTACAGATGTTCTAACTTATGATGTCTATTTTGGAACTACTAACCCACCTAACAAAAAAATAAGCGAGAACAAAGCTACAAATGCACTTGATGTAACTTTAGAACCTGCAAAAGAATATTTCTGGAGAGTTATTGTGAAAGACAACAAAGGAGGAGAAACCGCTGGTCAAGTTTGGAAATTCAAAACCAACTAAAACATCAATTAGCTAAACTAAAAAATCCCGTTTTCAAAACTATGAAAACGGGATTTTTTTTAAATTTTAATTACAGTTAAAGAATCTCTTCACAAGTAAAAACATCTTTAAGCCTTACTCCTTTTTCTGTATGTTCAACCGTTATAATTTGATTATGTGCATCATGCTCCAGAAACAAATAGTAATTATTATCTGCAGCCGCACTAAGAAACTTTGACTTCTCAGGCATTGTCAATAATGGTCTTGTATCATATCCCATAACGTATGGCAACGGAATATGTCCAGCTGTAGCCAATAGATCTGCACAAAAAACAATCGTTTTATCCTGATACTGAATATGTGGAATCATTTGTTTTTCGGTATGGCCATCGACATAATAAATTCCAAAATTTATTTCTTCTGAAAAACCAAAATCAGATTCTGGACGCTTAATAAAATTTAATTGCCCACTTTCTTGCATTGGCAGAATATTTTCAGACAAAAAAGAAGCCTTTTCTCGAGCATTAGGTTTGGTAGCCCATTCCCAATGATTTTCATTACTCCAATATTTAGCATTTTTAAAAGCTGGTTCATAACCCGTTTTGCCAGCATTCCATTGCACACTTCCACCACAATGATCAAAATGCAGATGCGTCATAAAAACATCCGTGATATCATCTCTATGAAAACCATATTTTGCCAACGATTTATCTATCG is a genomic window containing:
- a CDS encoding fibronectin type III domain-containing protein; protein product: MKNSIYLLIISLLFTACGGGSDDSDPTSEANVAPTVPELVSPADNKLCVDNTVSFQWKPSTDSNKDVITYQIQVAKDNTFAQVIKTNEVNSDNSLINLDKNTAYYWRVKATDSKGLSSAYSSTYKLYTTGEAVVNHLPFSPELVQPDINTTLSTTTATLKWKATDVDATDVLTYDVYFGTTNPPNKKISENKATNALDVTLEPAKEYFWRVIVKDNKGGETAGQVWKFKTN
- a CDS encoding MBL fold metallo-hydrolase, which produces MKLYPIESGNFKLDGGAMFGVVPKTIWNKTNPADENNLIDIAARCLLIEDGSRLILIDTGMGNKQSDKFFGYYSLWGNHSIDKSLAKYGFHRDDITDVFMTHLHFDHCGGSVQWNAGKTGYEPAFKNAKYWSNENHWEWATKPNAREKASFLSENILPMQESGQLNFIKRPESDFGFSEEINFGIYYVDGHTEKQMIPHIQYQDKTIVFCADLLATAGHIPLPYVMGYDTRPLLTMPEKSKFLSAAADNNYYLFLEHDAHNQIITVEHTEKGVRLKDVFTCEEIL